TGTTGGGAAGGGGAGAGGTTGGTGGCTCCTAAATTTCCCTCATGCTTCCTAAGGCTGCTCACCAAGAAGTCGAGTTGTTACGTCCGACATGCGAGACGGAGGTAGGTTTTCATGGAATTTGTCGATGCGGAAAAACTCGAGAGTTGCCACCACATTATCGAGGTCAAATCCCATTGCCGTAAACTGTTCGACCAAGACTGGCTTGTATCCATGGTACCTGCGCCTTGTTGTTAGCCTTCTGTCCTTTGTTCCAGAGTATCCATAAGCATCGTGGCATACCGGCTCGCATCGACAGCAGTTGTTGGTCTGGCCAGGCTTCTGAATATAGTTAGGTCGAGGTTTCGCTGTCGCGGCGCACCAGCGTGCCTGACTGCCCACTCGTGAGCCATCTGCACAAATGAGTCGGGATTGTCGAGCAGCATCCGTGCAACTTCGCCGTCCTGTGGATCTGAGGGGTTTGGGTTTTCGAGAAGCATTCGGACGGAGAGGAGAGCCGTCTTGATCGTTTGGACAGGGGACCAGTTCTTGTTGAGGGTATCGAGACAAATGACGCCCTAGAAGCAAGCGAAATCGTGAGTAAAGATTTTTCGCTAGCAGTCCAGTGAATCCGGCAAATGGGTGACACATACCGTCTGACTGCTGACATTAGGATGCCAGATCCTAGTCTCAAACTTCATCTTGGGTGGCTTGAAGGGGTAGTCGGTGGGAAGCTGAATGTGAATCACGAATTTGCCACCAGCGTACGGCGTATTTCCAGGGCCAAAGAACCAGCCCTTGAGAGCGGTCAACGAGCCCTCTTGTTCCAAGGCAGCATGAATGCCGGAAgtgtccttgtcctcggtCAGATCCTGCAGCTCCTTCATTATACGGCGATCTCTGCTAGACATGGTGCCGAAACTTGACGTAGCCGAAGCTATCGTGGACTTGAGGGGTTGTGTGTATTGGAGAGCGAAAGTATGGGTCCAAAGTATACTGGCGATGGCGGAGCGAGCGTTGGAGCACGGTGACGATAATATGTCGCCTGTCGAGGTTTGGTGTAGAGAGTCGAAGTCTGGCGATGGCAGAGGGGTGGTCGAAGAGGCTTTGGGTTTAGGCTGGATGGGCAGAGAAGTCGCCTATCGGCGTTGTGTGCCAGGAGCAATCGATTGAGGAGGGGCGCTGCGGCTATCGACGTCAGGCCGGGCAGTTTTAGCGCTGCAGCTACCGGGTCCGGGTCCCTAGGACGGGCTTTGTAGGTGCAACTCCGAAGTCAATCTTCGCTGTGAGTGGCACTTGAAGCGCTGGAACATTCCGAGCAAAACCCTCCACCGCAGTCCGAGTGTCACGCAACGGCAGCTTTGCTCTTGATTTGGTCAGGCAGAGGGCATGAAGTAAGGCATTGAGGTCCATATTTAGCCCAAGTGCGTGCAGGGAACCGAATCCTTGCGCCGCATCACCACAGAGCAACCGACAGCCAACCGGTCACTTGTGCTCCGGAGAGCGAGGTGGGTAAAGGCTGGTGGTAGCGGTGCCGGTACCCATATTGAGGCGTATTGGCAACAGGCTGTGCTCGTGAACAAACTCGAGTGGCTTTTCTGGGCTGTGAATCAGGCACACATGGCTCCGTATATGCGGGGTGTTTCGTTGGAAGATTCCAGAGATGCCAGGTCGCAGGGAGTGGGAGGCCAATTTAATTGGTAGCGTAGCATGGGCAACTCATCTTTTTCCATCAATTTGAAACAAAAATGTACGAAGGAAGAGTAACATGTAGCATCTATCCAGGCATGATGCAGTCGTTACAATCAGGTCTGGCTTGTGGATAAATGGTAGCCAAGCTTGCTTGCTTATGTGATCCTTGACGTACCATTCGTCCATTCATCCATGCATCTTGCATTCATTCAGATGCATCATTTATACGAACAAGCTTCAATAGATTGAATCTAATCCGCTTGAGGGTTAGCATCAATAATGACGGGATCATCGAAACAGAAGCCCAatggaagaagctgacaatTCCCAACATCCAGCTCTCTGTTGCTAATCACGTGATGTATTGAAGTTGAAGGCACGTGATCCGCCTGTAGCTGTCGTGTCTCTCTGGCGCCTAGCCCAAAGGCATGGGTGCTTGTGCAGCATCAGCCTAGCGACTGCCGACTCGCCTCTCcgtcattatcatcatcaattcagcctcttctccagctttgcCCGATTCTTAGAGGATTGCTATtttgagagagaggaaaCGTCAAACAAACTTTTCAAATAGCAGCCTTCCAGAGCTTGACCAGTCAAGATGGTGAGCTGCACTGCGTCTTTGTTGTTCTTGCTATGATGCAGCTATGCTGACATTTGCTTCTCCAGGGTCAAGGCCAGTCTGGTATGGGTGGTGAGGGGGGACGGAatgaaaaggacaagaaggtACATCCATTCCCTCTCCACACTGTCGATATAGAACAGCACAGCTAAACGCCCATTACAGAAGGACAAGCCCAAGTACGAGCCCCCGCCGAGGCCAACAACCCGGGTCGGCcgcaagaagagaaaggctgGCGGTACTAGcgctgctgccaagctcCCTGCTGTCTATCCCACGAGCCGATGCAAGCTTCGGCTGCTGCGAATGCAGAGAATCCACGACCACCTGCTC
Above is a genomic segment from Trichoderma breve strain T069 chromosome 6, whole genome shotgun sequence containing:
- a CDS encoding ubiquitin-conjugating enzyme domain-containing protein codes for the protein MSSRDRRIMKELQDLTEDKDTSGIHAALEQEGSLTALKGWFFGPGNTPYAGGKFVIHIQLPTDYPFKPPKMKFETRIWHPNVSSQTGVICLDTLNKNWSPVQTIKTALLSVRMLLENPNPSDPQDGEVARMLLDNPDSFVQMAHEWAVRHAGAPRQRNLDLTIFRSLARPTTAVDASRYHGYKPVLVEQFTAMGFDLDNVVATLEFFRIDKFHENLPPSRMSDVTTRLLGEQP